The following coding sequences are from one Anguilla anguilla isolate fAngAng1 chromosome 12, fAngAng1.pri, whole genome shotgun sequence window:
- the LOC118209893 gene encoding echinoderm microtubule-associated protein-like 2, whose translation MLAMFYQIIVAGVLFNTSVCWAGSLYSRDTKRLKLTQKASSDGVHKLPQLCSNESVLGASFHPMKANLIVTCGKSQLNFWTMERNVLTKRQGLFEKHEKPKYVLCVAFAENGNAITGDSSGNIYIWGKGGSRISQVVGGAHEGGIFSLCVLKDGTLVSGGGKDRRVVLWDHNYHKKSELEVSEMFGPVRCLAEGKQDGLFVGTTRNAILQGSFSGELRPVVQGHTDELWGLDSHPTLEQFVTCGQDKLIHLWDSASHQPLWSKYIEDPARSAGFHPNGAVVAVGTMTGRWLVLDTDTRDLVSTHTDGNKIISIVKYSPDGAYLAVGSHDNFVYIYAVTENGRKCSRAGKCTGHSSFVTHLDWSADSQYIVTNSGDYEILFWEAASGKHLTSADTVRNLEWATSTCVLSFSVFGIWPDGADGTDINAVCRSHDAKLLVSADDFGKVRLFPNPCSQPRAPSHVYKGHSSHVTNAAFLHDDSHLISTGGKDMSILQWSVV comes from the exons TGCTCCAACGAGTCTGTGCTGGGAGCCTCCTTTCACCCTATGAAGGCTAACCTGATTGTCACCTGTGGGAAGTCCCAACTCAACTTCTGGACCATGGAGAGGAATGTACTCACCAAGAGGCAGGGCCTGTTTGAG AAACATGAGAAGCCCAAGTACGTGCTGTGCGTCGCCTTCGCCGAGAACGGAAACGCCATCACCGGAGATTCCAGCGGGAATATCTACATCTGGGGGAAAG gtgggaGCCGGATCAGccaggtggtggggggggcccACGAGGGTGGGATCTTCTCCCTCTGCGTGCTGAAGGACGGGACGCTGGTGTCGGGGGGAGGGAAGGACCGACGCGTGGTGCTGTGGGACCACAACTACCACAAGAAGAGCGAGCTTGAG gTGTCTGAGATGTTCGGGCCGGTTCGCTGCCTGGCGGAGGGGAAGCAGGACGGGCTGTTTGTGGGGACCACCCGAAACGCCATCCTGCAGGGCTCCTTCTCCGGGGAGCTCAGACCAGTCGTGCAG GGCCACACGGACGAGCTGTGGGGCCTGgactcccaccccaccctggaGCAGTTTGTGACCTGCGGCCAGGACAAGCTCATCCACCTGTGGGACTCCGCCTCTCACCAGCCCTTGTGGAGCAAGTACATAGAG GATCCTGCACGATCTGCTGGTTTCCATCCCAACGgagctgttgttgctgtggGAACCATGACAGGAAG GTGGCTGGTGTTGGATACCGACACCAGGGACCTGGTCTCGACGCACACTGACGGCAACAAGATCATCTCCATCGTTAAATACTCACCAG ATGGGGCCTACCTGGCAGTGGGATCCCACGACAACTTTGTTTACATCTATGCTGTGACAGAGAATGGCAGGAAGTGCAGCCGTGCCGGGAAATGCACG GGCCACTCCAGTTTTGTGACCCACTTGGACTGGTCCGCCGACAGCCAGTACATCGTCACCAACTCAGGAGACTACGAGATCTTATTCT GGGAAGCCGCGAGTGGCAAACACCTGACCAGTGCAGACACTGTGCGGAACCTGGAGTGGGCCACCTCCACCTGCGTGCTGAGCTTTAGTGTGTTTG GTATCTGGCCAGATGGTGCTGATGGTACAGATATCAACGCCGTGTGCAGGTCACATGACGCCAAGCTCCTGGTCTCTGCCGACGACTTTGGCAAAGTGCGCTTGTTCCCCAACCCCTGCTCACAGCCAAGG GCTCCAAGTCATGTTTACAAAGGCCACAGCAGCCATGTGACCAACGCTGCCTTTCTCCATGACGACAGTCACCTGATCTCTACCGGAGGGAAGGACATGAGCATCCTGCAGTGGTCGGTCGTCTAG
- the LOC118209729 gene encoding piggyBac transposable element-derived protein 4-like yields the protein MSHRSIAHVFSGNPYISFRKMARMTGLDVLHALWESDHEDANSSGPDTEADTDEERCHFELRTDPAEDQLHEDADQVTQPSLPPAKRRRKSGKRTPVNKQQAAQPARSWKTEKSADVAPPVMRFRPARQPGVQLSSTEAHTPLDLFKLFFSTDAVRTLCKNTNEHAARAIAKGRKYKWTDIGIEEFYRYIGLIFYMAMVKLDQIRDYWRQSSIFSVPFPATVMTRDRYRTICWNVHMSDADKDQENDRKRGTPQHDKLFRVRPLMDTIQHACKAFYHPRRNLAVDERMVATKAKTGMTQYMKEKPTKWGFKLFVLCDSSNGYTVDFAVYTGKNSFQTGQGLSYNSVMSLVNRAFLGSGYYVYMDNFYTSPKLFRDLYGQNFGACGTYRENRKECPRTACNALTKKSGRGALRWIRDGPLVFVKWMDTREVAVCSTIHAAFTGDTIQRRVKQDGVWISKNFPCPSPIIQYNAHMGGVDLSDQLIQYYTTQHKTMRWYRKLFLHFLDIAATNAYILHKELSSLGQQEAMPHKAFMEELTAQLCGVSQKAPNVTRRECYDHVPVPTASQTLDASKVASIGRKTCKLCRMDFGKKQNTPWKCKECDVPLCLQPDRNCFAKWHLQL from the exons ATGTCACACAGAAGCATAGCCCACGTCTTCTCGGGCAATCCTTACATTTCATTTCGGAAAATGGCACGAATGACTGGACTGGATGTTCTTCATGCTTTGTGGGAGAGCGACCATGAAGACGCGAACTCATCAGGTCCGGACACTGAagctgacactgatgaagaacggtgtcatttcgaactgcgaactgatccagctgaggatcaacttcatga agatgctgatcaggtaACACAGCCTAGTTTACCACCTGCTAAGAGGCGACGCAAGAGTGGCAAGAGGACACCAGTCAACAAGCAGCAAGCAGCTCAGCCAGCTCGGTCATGGAAAACTGAGAAATCTGCTGATGTGGCCCCACCGGTGATGCGTTTCCGTCCTGCGCGGCAACCTGGAGTGCAGCTGAGCTCGACAGAAGCCCACACTCCTCTGGATTTGTTCAAACTATTTTTCTCTACAGATGCTGTCAGGACACTGTGCAAGAACACTAACGAGCATGCTGCCAGGGCAATAGCAAAAGGGAGGAAGTATAAATGGACTGACATTGGGATAGAGGAATTCTACAGGTACATTGGACTGATTTTTTACATGGCCATGGTAAAGCTGGACCAAATCAGAGATTACTGGCGGCAAAGTAGCATTTTCTCTGTCCCATTCCCAGCAACCGTAATGACAAGGGACAGATACAGAACTATTTGCTGGAATGTACACATGAGTGATGCAGACAAGGACCAAGAAAATGACAGGAAGCGGGGCACACCGCAGCATGACAAACTCTTCCGGGTCAGACCTCTCATGGACACAATTCAGCATGCCTGCAAAGCCTTCTATCATCCTCGCAGGAACCTTGCAGTGGATGAAAGAATGGTAGCAACCAAAGCAAAGACTGGTATGACACAGTACATGAAAGAAAAGCCGACAAAGTGGGGTTTCAAGTTGTTTGTGCTTTGTGACTCCAGCAATGGATACACTGTGGATTTTGCTGTGTACACAGGAAAGAACAGCTTTCAGACAGGACAAGGACTTTCATATaactctgtgatgtcacttgtGAATCGTGCATTCTTGGGTTCCGGATATTATGTGTACATGGACAATTTCTATACGAGCCCAAAGCTCTTCAGGGACTTGTATGGACAAAACTTTGGTGCTTGTGGGACATATAGAGAGAACAGGAAGGAATGTCCACGCACTGCTTGTAATGCTCTGACTAAGAAGTCAGGAAGAGGAGCTTTACGGTGGATAAGGGATGGTCCTCTGGTTTTTGTGAAGTGGATGGACACACGAGAGGTGGCTGTCTGTTCCACCATCCATGCAGCATTCACTGGGGACACAATACAGCGGAGGGTGAAGCAAGATGGTGTCTGGATTTCAAAGAACTTTCCATGCCCATCACCTATCATCCAGTACAATGCACACATGGGGGGTGTTGATCTGTCTGACCAACTGATACAGTattacacaacacagcacaaaacaatGAGATGGTACCGgaaattgtttttacatttcttggaCATTGCTGCCACAAATGCGTATATCCTACATAAAGAACTGTCATCACTGGGACAACAGGAAGCAATGCCTCACAAGGCCTTCATGGAGGAGCTCACTGCGCAGCTGTGTGGCGTCTCACAGAAGGCACCCAATGTAACAAGACGGGAATGTTATGATCATGTGCCTGTGCCTACAGCCTCACAGACTCTGGATGCCAGCAAGGTGGCTTCGATTGGTCGCAAGACATGTAAACTCTGCAGGATGGACTTcgggaaaaaacagaacactccATGGAAGTGCAAGGAATGTGATGTCCCCCTGTGTTTACAGCCAGACAGGAACTGTTTTGCAAAATGGCACTTGCAACTTTGA